DNA from Drosophila suzukii chromosome 2R, CBGP_Dsuzu_IsoJpt1.0, whole genome shotgun sequence:
AAATTATAGGTAATCCCTAGTAGTTGGAATGAGTAAAGTATAATGACAACGCCTCTTAATCCTGACGGATATTTTAATAGTCAGACAAGAACTTTGAGAATATCAGGGTTAAAAAGCTGGCCAGGAGCAGTTGGGATCCCTCTGAACCACAGTGTTTACATCCATTTTCCTCAATCTGCTGTTTATCCGCAACAACGTTAGTCTTTTTTTCGTCCAGTTTTTTGGTGCAACTGGCCAACAGTTTTGGCAGACTTTGGCACCCCGAATCATCCATCCAGTTTTCGGCCGGACAATTGGCAGTTAGATATACCATAGTACACTGGGCATGGAGCATCGCGTAGGGCATACAGGGGGATGATGCCATTCCCATCCGATTCGCCACACGATTGGAGTAGAGCAACAGAAAGTCAGCGTGTCTGGAGCCCAAGGCCTCGCAAGTCTCATGGGCAGCCTTCAAAGCGGTTCCATATCTATGGTAACCATTTAAAGGACTATATAAGCTGGTTATCATCAAGTAAAGCTCCGGTTTCCTAATCTTGTTATTCTGGTCAAGGAGGTCCCAATGCTTATAAAGACACTCATAGCGGCACTGCAAATTATTCCATactctttattttatttaataagcATCTTATTTACTCACAGGTCCATAGTCATCCCAATAGGGCGTACAATTGCTACCTACGAATAGGAACTTGTCAAGAAAGGACCTTCCACAACAGTAGACCAACTTTTGGGTGTTGAGCAGCTCTGTACACTTTTCCAATCCCGTCACATCAGTGGAAATAGTGAAAACAATTAAAGAAAGCCAAAGGAAACCTACAAACTGTAGCACAAAAGAGGGCATTTTAAAGATGCCGCTGTAAACGGAACATGAACCAAACgcaaaatttttaaaagagaACAAAGTTCCTGGAACTACAAAAAATTGGTTTGTGTTACGGCTGCCAAATGAAGTAAATTACTAAGCAAATTAAAATCGGCATTAGTGGGTTAATATGTGGATAGGTGATCTTTTCCATGTCATCTCTCTGCTGGCCACACGCAAACATATTTTTCGACATTGAGTTGATTCATTCGGCTCTCGAAACTTTAGCTATGCGGACAGGGCGTATACTTGTTGCCTTGATTTTTCTGGCTTTAATAGTTGCTTTTCAATCAGCCAAGTGCAAGGCAGCTCCCAAATCTGTGCAGGTAAGTAAGGGTTATATTCTTTTTAATACTTCTGAGTACATATTTCCTATTTTTAACAGAATGTTAACGTCTGTTGTCCAGCACCAATGCCAAATTGGGGAGTTTATAATAGCGAGTGCCATAAATCTGGAACTCAGCCAAGCGtaagttattaaaatatatcctGGGGCCAAGTTAATTTTCTgaatttccatctttaagtgCCGCCTGGCTTGTATCTTTAATGCCAGCTCAGTTCTGCAGGGCAATCGATTGATTCAAGGCAAAGTACGACCCATGTTGGAAAGGGCATTTGCCAGTGAACCCACCATCGATGTATATGAGTCAAACTTTGCCAGATGTTCATCGGTGGTAAGGAGCAAATACCAGGAACTTTCTCCTTTGAGTCGACAAAGTGACGCCTGCGACAGACACGCCCTCTTCTACAGCCTCTGTGCATATGCCCGCTTGATATTTACCTGTCCGGATAAAATGTGGCAGCGGAATAATAGAATGTGCCAAGAAGCCAAGGCCTATGCGAAAACTTGCCCATGGCCGGCACTAAAAATGTTCATGAAAAACACTTAAAAAGAATTTCTTAATAGCTAAGAACAAAATCCATAAAGGATTTCAGTGcattttgcttttattttttggtgGTTGCGTGATCATGTCGAGAACACTATGCTGGCATTGTGAATGATAAACCCCGCAGTTCCCATTCCGACCATCCAATTCGGCTATGTAGTATCGCTTGGGCAAAGCCTCATATTGAGAGCTACTGGGACTGAACATTATATGGACCAAACTGCCAAGCACACCATTCAGATCTCCCAATTGGTAGCTATTGGCCTCGCAAATTAGTCTTAAAGAACAGAGATCTCCCGAGCCTAAGCCATATCTGGAAAATAATACGAATAGGTCTTATGGAAAGCGCACAAATGCTTAAGAACACTCACAATCCAAAGCGATGATTCATGATCTCATAGAACTTGCTTCTTGAAAGTAGGGATCTTTTCGAAAGACTTCTGCCCACAGGATCTCCCATTCCATCCAAGGGAAATCCCTGGAAGAAATCCTTGTAGTCATCGTCCTCCTCCTTTGGCTTTGAttttggcttttgtttttttttgtgcttaTGATTGGGTTTGTTTTTCGGTGGCTTGTTTGCAGCTCCAGGTTTGGGtttagttttcttttttttcttattatgATGGTGTTTGTGTTTGTGCTTGTGGGTGGAATTTTGGGCATCATCGTAGTAGTCATCGTAAACAAAATCATCAAACTGATGGTGGCCATGGTGATTGCTTAGCAAACTATCATCATGAGTACCATTTCCATTTCGCTAAAGAGTGAaaattggttttttattttcataataATTTCTGGATGAAATCTTACCAAATATGGCGGTTTCTTTTTCCAGGTTCTAGGCAAATCGTAGGACGCTTCAAAATTGTAGGACAAAAAAACTTCTTGTTTTTCCAAATCCAAAGGTAAGGCTATGGCCACAAAAAGCTGACCAGGCCATAATCAATAGAAATAATTAGTTACAAATTCTATAACTCACCGAAGAAGCTGCTCCCGTACTCCAAACGAACTTAGTTTGTGAAGTTTGGAAAGAGCCAAAAATCAAAAGGATTGGGAGGGTCCTAAAACCATCCATTGTATCCAACTGCCCTCATTCGACTGAATTTTAAGTCTTGGAAAGCCAATGTGAAAACCTTTTCTTTCTACCTAGAAGTGATGATCCAATTAAGAATTCAAGTTTCTAGCAGCGAAAGTTGCTAATTGAAAAGCCACTAAGTAAAAACAGGCCATGCTAAATTCTTTGTAATTCTGTGGTCTATATTTTATTGCGTTCAATGTGCTTTAGAATTTCTTCAAAGGGTTCTGATATAAGGTCTAGAATACTTTCGCCACAACCCGGTTCATAATAATGGCAATGGTCATTCCAACCATCGTGTTCCGCTTGATAATAACGAAGGGGCAGATCTTCTGACTCTGAAGTGCTGGGACTAAAaggttaaaaatatattataacgGGTTTTTAAAAGGCTCTCCTGATAATACCTGAACAAAACATGCACTAGGCTGCCCAAAACACCATTAAATTCGTCCAGTTGGGCAGCACTTGTCTCACAAATAAGGCGTAGCAAACATGATTCACCTTGAAAGCCACTCCTAAAATAGAAGAATTTTTAATGCCTTGAAaactttaaataatatttcacTAACCTCTTTAATTTATCTATGAAAATATGATAGATATTGGATCGTGTCAGCAGGGATCTAACTTTACGTTCTTTGGAGAGTACTTCTGTGGCTTCTTCCACTTCCTCCTGTTCTTCTCCTCCAGCCTCTGTTTCCTCCACGGTGCAATTTTTGCATCCAGAGGCTAACTTCCGAGAAGATTCCGCCTCCGTGTCCGTATCCGTATCTTCTACCACTTCCTCCGACTCAATGGGACCATTTTGCTGGAATCAAGTAGAACCATAAGTAAACAACCCAACAATACTCCCATTCTGATTCATTTGTTAATTGTGCCACAAAAAAGTGTTAATTGTCAACAAAAGTGGCGTTTTATAGGCGCAAACAAATCGAAAATGAAACTTACAAATATTGTCCATTTCTCCCAGTTTGCTGGTAAATTGTAGTTGGCCTCAAAATTGTAGGAAACAAACACATTTCGATGGGGCAACTCGAGCGGAACAGCAATAGCGGCAAAGATCTAGAGTTCCGATAGCATAGAAGTATCTTTTAGGAACAAATTCTTCTTGAATAACTTACACCATGGGTACTGGCGGCTGTAAAGGCCACAAAGGAGTTGGTCAGATCCAGGTAAACAGTTAAAATGAAAGTCAGGCCAAGAAAGTAACTAGGGAAATCCATATTCTTGAGCCCAAAAAGCACGATAGACCTCCACGATGTTCAGCCAGCAACTGAAGTGCAATTGAAGCTGAGCACTCGCAACAAGTGCGTGGCAACCGCCTAGCGAGTGACCGCTAATTAGATAGGTAAACCCCCCAGAAAAGTACTTTTCGGTTCTCGCCAGTACTCAAGTTTATTTGCTTCTTCGTCGGCTTACAATGTCGCCAAGAGCCTTCTCTAGTGGCACAGAAATCAGGTCCAATATGTCATGGTCGCAGGTCTTGGAGTAAGCGGAGCACTCCTGATGGTTTCGACCATCCCATTCGGCTTGGTAATACTCATGGGGCAGGTGCTCTTCCTTGGAGCTGCTGGGACTGTAAGAATATGAAGAGTTTTAAAGATCGTACAGTTGACCCAAATTAGTAACTAACCTAAATATAATATGAACTAGACTGCCCAAAAATCCATTAACTTCGCCCAGTTGAGATGCATTTGTATCGCATATTAGGCGCAGTAAGCAGGCTTCAGCTGGAAAACCAGACCTATAAGAGATTTTATATTATgcttaattatttaatatcactatattaaaatgtataccACCCACCTTCTTAATTTATCTCTTAACATGGCATAAAAAACAGAGCGGCTCATTAAAGTTAGGGCACGTTTTTCGCGAGATGCCGCTTTAGACGACGAATTACTTGGGGTTGTGCTATTTCCCTCTATTCTCCAATCTGTGCAATTATGACAGTATCCTCCTTTGGCCTCACGTCCCGTCGTGGGATATGTCAGATAGCTATCCTCAAAGTCCTGACCCATCTAGAGATTTCAAGAAAAAATCGAAATTACACAAAAAATTTAACCAGCAAACGTATTTAGAACCCACCAAAATCGGAGGATATTTGTACACGTGCTCCGGCTGATAGTAGTTAAACTCGTAATTATAAGACAGAAAGACATTGCGATGCGGCAAGCCAATGGGAACCGATATGGCCATGAATATCTACAAAGCAAAAACCATATTTTAATCACCAACTCACAAGCACTTGAGCCAAAATTACCCCATACTCAGAGTTGGTGGTAAAAAGCAACGTAGAATTAACCAAATTCAAGTTTATTAATATGACACAAAAGAAGATCAAAGATCTATTTATCAAAGATCTGAACATGGTATAGTATCCAATAGAGCAAGCAATATTTCCGATGTTCATTTGTAAGCGTTTTAAATCTAACTGGCGGCCGCTTTGGACAAAAGTCGGGAAGAAAGGTGCGTGCTCAAGAAGCTGTTAATTAAAACCCAGAATTCGAAATCTGTGTCGGGCCGAATTGGTTTAATGCAGTTCAAACTGTGAGCGCCTACCGATCATCCAGTTTATTGTTTTCCATTTCTTCTGTCCAAAACTTCCCGAAGAAGATCGAGCAACGGCCTTGAAATCAGATCCAATACACTCTAATgacagaaaaaaaatttgtaactATACGAAATTATGACATTGCGGTTCTTCAAAGAAAGTGGTATGGGTGGCCATAAATATCTATTATCTATTTATATCTACTTAAGGACCTTGATTAAAATATTTGAGAATTCTctgttattataatatttacaCCAAactccgagttcgtttgaaaTAACAAAGTGGATCCCACTAATGCCCACTTTAAGTATACAAGGCAAAGGAGTATCTgaatatcaattttttttaaatatcctTGACTTTTGTTACGCGACCAAGATCATCCAGTTTATTGTCTTCCATTTCTTCTGTCCAAAACTTCCCGAAGAAGATCGAGCAACGGCCTTGAAATCAGATCCAATACACTCTCTAGatagaaaacaaatttttgactAAACGAAATGAAGACATTGCGGTTCTTTAAAGAAAAGGGTATGGCTAGGGCCATAAATATCTAAATTAAGGACCTTCATTAGCATATTTCAGAATACActgttattataatatttacgCCAAactccgagttcgtttgaaaTAACAAAGTGGATCCCACGAATGCCAACTTTAAGTATGCAAGGCAAAGGAGTATCTGAATATCCATTTTTCCTAAATATCTTTGACTTTTGTTACGCGACCAAGAATTGCCAGCCAACTGAAGCGCCTAGCGCCTAAGATAACAACTTTTATAGAAGTTCCGGATCTGTTAATTAACTGGCACGAGTACGCACCGAAACCACAGCTTGTGGCGGACTCAAAATAACCACACGCACGACGACATTCCGATAATTGTCCAGAAATAGACTTGAAAACAGGGCAGATCTACCAAGTTGCAAATAATGTTTTATTTCCATGCGTTCCGCATACGCTTATAGTTACTCCTAGTCTATAATAATGGTTCTTGAGGTGTGTTGCAGACGCTCGAGCTCGCCTCCATTGGGCATTTGCTACCTAGCGTTGCGTAGTTTTCGCTCCTTCCATGTGGCGAACTTGCCGTTGGCGGTGCGCAGTAGCTGGTTCATGTGCTGGGTCAACGAAGACCGCAGCGGCGACAGTTCGTGCATGGCGCGGTTCTAAAAGGTACGGGGGTTTATAATATAATCAAGGGAAATGGGAAAAGGTGTAAGAACCCACCTCAAAAGGCACTAGTTTGGCCATTTTGAAGCGCTGCAAGGTCTCGTGCATACGCTGCAGCTTTGCCTCCAACTCTTCGGAGGTGGGCGGGAAACAGCTCCAGAAGTGCTTCAGCAGCTCGGACAGTGACAGATATAGGTGTCGCAACTCACGTTGGAAGTCACTGGGCACAAGTTCTGCAAGTCGTATGGAAAAGttagtaatatttattttaatgagAAGTTCATGGCAAGAATTTGTATTCGACTTACGTCCCGCTGACTGCTCTTGGAAACCGCGCATCATTGAACCGCCAGGACTCAGCTCTCCCAGGGCATTCACTGCCGCCTTGGAACAGATGAAAGTACGCTGCACGTTGCGATTCAGCCAGGATTCTGAGTTTCGCACCAGCTTATACTGGACTTCTTCCAGACTCATGGAGTCGTTATGGTTGTCGTACATACTGTTCTGGACAGGGCCATTCAGGTAACGCTCCACTTTGGACAGTTCAAACTGTTGGGCCTTGTTGCCCTTATCCCCATGGGCGACATCGTCGTCCCCTTCCATGTGGGGATCGCCAAGATCCTCATAATGAATCTTTTCCATCAGTCGTTGCTTCTTGCTCTGCGGCTCGTCTTTATCCACCTGATCGGCGGAAGTCTTCGTGGCGGAAGCCGTGGCTTTTCCGTTCAGACCGTTCGTATAGGCGGATTGCGAAACCGGTCCGTTAGCATTATTGGTGCCATTGGTCATGGTCGAGGGCGCTGAGGTCACATTGGTACAGGTCTTGAGCACCATAATGGAATGCTGGTTGAACCGCTTGATCATGTTTTGATGCACGATGTTCCCGCTGTTCACTACGTTGCGATCCCCGGCCACGCTGCCGAAGCCCTCCTCTAAAGGAACATCCTCAAACTTCTTCAGGTCGAGCAAGGGATCACCGGCTCCCTGCTGCACAGCCGCTTTTAAGGCCTGGTCATCGATCTTGCCGCACTCAGTGAATATGTCCTTCGTGCCGGCGGTGAGGCGGTCACGATGAAAGTAGTGCGACTGGAAAAACTTGGTCCAGAACTCGGACTCTGGCATCTTCGCAGGCACATTCTCGAAATGCTTGCGTTTAACGGCGGGATAGGTCTTGAAAATGCAGTGAATCACGTCGGAGGTGAGGTTGTACTTGAGGCCGTTGCAGCCATCCGTTTGCGGCTTAATGTCAGCCAGAAAGGCTCCAGAGACACCTGGGATTATAAAGAGAATAAGAAAAAAGGAGTATAAAATGATTTTCACACAGACCGATCTCCTGGGTCTTGCCCATCTTCTTCAGGGCGTGATCCTTGGCATGGGTAGCCCAGAACTCGTCGCTCGTTAGGACTTTGGTAATTACGAGGTCCTTGTAGAGCTGCAGCAGATTAGGGTTCTCTACGAGGATGCGGTTCTTGTCCTCCAGGTCCTTGTCCACCTTCCGCTTGAAGTTGGGCAGCAGCTGCTGCAGCAGCTCCTTGACCTTGTCCCTGTCGGCAAGCATGGCGGGCTGTCCCTGGCGATTGACGAAGTGGAAGGTTGAGGTGTTGCCGTCATGAAGCACCACCTGGAGCTGAACCTTGGGCTTGCCCTCGGGAGAGATCTTTTGGGCTGTATAAGGAAGGGTTAAAAATCTGGATGGAAGACTTGAAAAGATAACCCACTCTTGATGTCCGCATAGCGATGCGAGACCGTGACCGTGTCCCGATGCTCTGCCATCCAGGCCACCCGCTCGTTCATCACGTAGAGGGTTCCGTCGCCCTTCTTGTACCGCACCTCGCCCATCTGGAGCAGCACATCCTCGCTGCTGGTGGTCATCGTGTCCTCCGCACGGTGCTCAGCAGTCGCAGTCCCAGTCGTAGATCCACGGTCGCCGTCTCACATGAGAGCCTCCAAAAGGACGAGAAGGGGAACGACAGCAGTTGCCTGCCACCTGAAAGAGCATGAAATGCGATCTGAGAAGCATCTTCGGCTGGCGGAAAAGTGCCGCCATGCATTTGGGGTTGTCGGCTCCGCCGGCGGCACTTTCCCCCATTTGGCGGTCGGCGAGACGCACAATCCCACGTTATTTTCACGAAATTGCTGGAAACTAAACGCACCTCGGCTTTTGATGGGATGACCAGAAAAATACCTTTAATACCACTTTTACATACCGAAAATATACCATTTTGTGTGTTGAAATATACCAAGCAGTCACGCTTAACGTTGTGATATAACTAAAAATCGATAATGTCGAAAAGGTATCGATAAGAAACTAAAAAATATACTGCCCAGAGCGggaaaatttaaatgcaaGCCATCTTGTTTActtgtttaattatttaattagtttatgcatactttttatttacattATTACTTAATGAAAATTATATTTGTCGCGGCATCATGTTGTGATGTTTTCGAGACATTTAGATTTTTACCAAATCAGCTGGTCAAACCGCATGATTATTAAAAGATAATTCCATCTTTCGAAATAATTTGAATATCATCTGAAAAGTTACCCACGTTAGAGCTTAATAAATGGTTAAACAACTTGGGGTTGAACACATTTAATTTAACTTCCCTTTTATTTGCCTAGTATGTACAACTAACTAACTTAGTTTTAAATTCAGTGCTTGGTGCGCTCCACAGTTCGCCCCCGATCGAGTAGCTCCCGGAAGGTCTTGATCTCGTGCCGTGGGATGCTTTCCCGATACTTGGGCTGCATCAATCCGAAGATGAAGTCCAGCTCCGTCTCCTCGTCGTGTCGTCCCTCCGGCAGCTTGGCCAGCAGGGCTCGCTGTTTGCATACAAAGGAGTCAATCACCTCGCCGTGTGCCTGCTTCGTCTCAAAGATCTCCATGTAGAGCTGATAGGAGGGTTTGGTCGGCGAGAAGTGATCCCTTAGCAGTTGCAGGGCATCCGGCCAGGTCTTGGCATCCCGGCGCACACCCTTCCACCACATCACGGCTATGTTGTTGAAGAGCAGCGGCAGACCCTTTAGGGCATCCTTGTCGCTGATGCCCTCCACCTCTTTGTAGGTCTCCACGGCGGTGATGAACTCATCCACGGCATCGTGATCCCGCTGGCCACTGAATCTCACCGTACAATTGCTGAAGCTGCCCTTTGAGAGCGGCTCCTCTTCTTTGATGGGTGCCAGCGATCGAATTGTTTCGATGAGTATGCGAAATTGTTCGTCGGACATCTGTGTCATCTTGGGGCCGCTTCCGTTGGGTTCTGTTTGGGTTCCGCGAAAAGTAAACAAACAACGAACTGCGGACTGCTCCAAATTTCAAGCCCAATCGTTTTGCTGGCAGGGGAGCAACTGGCGTTGAATTTTGCCTGCTCTGCGATTTCGCTCGTTGTGAAATTAAAACGCATTTCGCTCTTTAAACATCGCTCTCTGGGagtgttttattttaatgggTGAGCATTTGCTCACTTGCTGGGGGGTTCACCTCTCCTATATACATTTCCATTTACACGAATTTGTTCTATAGATAATAGCCCAAGATAACAGGTGGCTTTCAAACATGCCATTATTATAATTGATGGAAAAAGAAAGAAATGGTTTACTTTAAATCAAATCAGTATTTATGTTTTATAATCATGTTATCTAGTATAACCGGTTTCCTGAAGTCATCACTATTGATTTGTCATCACAAATTAAATGGCATTAACTTTATTCGCAAACAATTAATGACGTCACATAAATAGCGTGTACATAGCTTAGGCTTTTTCTTCTGCGTTTAATTTACAAATATTATAACTAAACATGTTCCAAGAAGTTATACGCATAAATTCTTAAAGTAGATTTAATGTTTGTGCTTCTCAGTGTGGAAATGTAAACATTATCTCATATTTCTATGGGTTATGTATAGTTTTCTTTTGTAAACAGACAAATGAATATGATACGATATTAAATAAACAACAAATGATTTCAGTTTTTGATGAAAATTCTGTAAAGGTTTAATCGCATGTCACTAATTGAGCTATGAGTAAGTTCGTAGAATTTCAAACGCCCATGTAATGTGCAGGCACTGAAACAAAAGGTCTTCAAGAATACATAATgtgtttaaaatgttttcttaaaatgaCCAGTTTCCAAAACCGTAAAATCAAATCGTCATAAAAATTTGTAATctttaaaattctttaaagAGCAAAACAATTACTAAGAATTGAGataacaatttaaattaattttcggaaaaaatgcaaatgcgCTGACAATGGCAAAGTCCGCTATCGAAGGcgtatatttacatatatgtataagaTGAATTTCAAGAATTCTAATTCTTctaatgaaataaaaagcCAAAGGGCCATccaattttataaaaatttccCCCAAGACAAACCATTTTCTGTagtaataattaaattaaacatatttataaCCAGGTTTGTTTCCCAAATTTAGGGCTAGTTACCGGCTTTTAAACTGATACTATTATATGGCAGCGATGATTCACTGGGCGATAATAGCAAAAACACAGGCCATGCGCGCTCTTGGGGGCTGCTCCTCTCTCACTTTGGCTCGATTTCACAACCGGCGGGTATAAAAGGCCCCACATAAGAGAGAGCTCCTCAGTTCAACTCAACGGCCGCATTCGCTACACTGGCTTTGTCACCTAACCTCACAGAAATCCAACGCAAAATGGGGGAGCCCGTAACCATGACCAACGAGCAGCTCCATGCACTGATCGAAGCGGTGCGTTTGGCCGCCACTAATGCCGCCGGAAATGCAGCAGCAGCCGGCGGAGCAGATGCCCAGGGTGCCAAGGTCAAGGGCAGCTTCGCTGCGTGCACACACAACTTCGGCGGTACCCGCGATCACGACGTGGTCGAGGAGTTCATCACCAACATCATGATCTACAAAGAGCTGGAGAGCATCAGCGATGAGAACGCCCTTAAGGGGATCTCGCTGCTGTTCTACGGGCTGGCGAGCACCTGGTGGCAGGGCGTCCGCAAGGAGGCCACCACCTGGAACGAGGCCATCGCCCTCATCCGCGAACACTTCTCGCCCACAAAGCCCGCCTATCAGGTGTACATGGAGTTCTTCCAGAAGAAGCAGGAGGACCATGACCACATCGACACCTTTGTGGTCCACAAGCGGGCGCTGCTGGCCCAGCTGCCCAGCGATCGCCACGACGAGGAGACGGAGCTGGATCTGCTGTACGGCCTGCTGAACATCAAGTACCGCAAGCACATCGCCCGCCAGAGTGTCCAGTCCTTCAAGGACCTCCTGGAGCAGGGCCGCATCATTGAGCACAATAACCAGGAGGATGAGGATCTGGCCGCCGCATCGAAGAATACTCGTGGCTCCAAGCGAACCAACCGCTGCACCTACTGCAGCTTCAGGGGCCACACCTTCGACAATTGCCGCAAGCGCCAGAAGGATCGGCAGGAGGAGAATCAGGAGGAGTAGGTGGCCATACAAACCCACACACAACTCGGGGGCGGCGGCCACCGCATGACATCACCACCGGTGTTTCCGCCCCCACACCAACAAGAGAATCCAGAACTTTTCGTGGCCACACTGGCCGTTCGACGTCAGCGAGAGCCCAACATCTGGGGAGAGAGGGAGCAACATGTACGGCAGCAacaccaccagcagcaacatgcacggcagcaacaacacgCCTGCAATCTCAATCTCCTCCAACTCACTGGCAATGGGCGTGCCGGTAAGCCTCGATCAGCTTCTAAAACCCGTAAAATCACGCTGTTTGTATTACTCTTCGTATTACCTCGAGAACGGCTCtacttttttaatatttcacgCCGCCCAGTCGGCTATTTTGGCACAGAACGCCAGCATTTGATCAGCAATTATTTAAATTGCAACATTGAACTTATGTATTTACAACTTGAACAAGAAGCGCTTCGAGAACTATTGGGTGGGGGCGGCTGAAGATCAGGCATTTCGTCCGAAAAATCGGTTATTCGCAATGAAGAAATATTAACTTTCAAACCAGAGGCACCGCCTCGAgtttgacatttttttttttacattgcCACTCCGAACGGATGTTGCTTGATCTTCAGTCGCCCCCAATGCCCGATACTTCTCAAAACCGCCGGCTCCACTTTGTGCCGCTCAGCGAAAGAAAAGCGATAGTGGCCAGAAGAGATTTATGATCAGTATATTGAAAAATGTACGGATTATATATCGCTTTGGCCACCTTTGTTCGCTGCTTTTTCGACTGATGCTGGTCCTTTGTGAAGCTGGCAAAAACCCCCCGCCCGCTGATCGCCCACTTAGATCCTTTTGCACGTGACATTGGCAGCCCCGAGGGGCGGCTACTCCCATTTCCGGTTGCAGCTTCGGCTGCTTCGGGTGCGGAAGTCGTAACCCCTCGCTGTGTCTCTAGTGCGAGTGGAGCTACAGTGGGCGTGAAACGGGCAAAACCAGAATTTCCTCGGAAATTCAAAAACCAACCATTTGACTTTCGTCAAAATCTAATCGATACATAGCACTACGATGGCTCCCGAATCGCCGTCCGTGCGGTTGGCACGTCAAATTGTCCCATTCGGTTTCACGGGTGTAGGGCTGTTTAACATTTCACCCCTGCGATTCCGCGACAAGCTTTAGGCACGCCATtaccaaacaaaaaaaaaatcagggGCTGGGTCTCGTCACTGCCACGCCCCTCCAGCTGGCACCGACTCCCCCCGCCCCCCACCATGCAAAACCAGCCTCTTGTGCAGATGACATAGGCGCGTATAGCCATCCGACCCGGAACAGGAACTCTTCCGGAACATGGTGGCCAGACTTGAACCGTGCGCCATCATCTGGAGACTTGGCCACAAGCACATCGACAGTTTGGCCCGCGATCCTCACAAGGAAAACAAGCGTGGGGCCTATTGATGACCGCAAGTGGCTGCGTTAAATCGCATAACCAAATTACACAATTCAACATGAA
Protein-coding regions in this window:
- the Obp50a gene encoding uncharacterized protein Obp50a, giving the protein MRTGRILVALIFLALIVAFQSAKCKAAPKSVQNVNVCCPAPMPNWGVYNSECHKSGTQPSCRLACIFNASSVLQGNRLIQGKVRPMLERAFASEPTIDVYESNFARCSSVVRSKYQELSPLSRQSDACDRHALFYSLCAYARLIFTCPDKMWQRNNRMCQEAKAYAKTCPWPALKMFMKNT
- the LOC108008160 gene encoding uncharacterized protein isoform X1; its protein translation is MNIGNIACSIGYYTMFRSLINRSLIFFCVILINLNLVNSTLLFTTNSEYGIFMAISVPIGLPHRNVFLSYNYEFNYYQPEHVYKYPPILMGQDFEDSYLTYPTTGREAKGGYCHNCTDWRIEGNSTTPSNSSSKAASREKRALTLMSRSVFYAMLRDKLRRSGFPAEACLLRLICDTNASQLGEVNGFLGSLVHIIFSPSSSKEEHLPHEYYQAEWDGRNHQECSAYSKTCDHDILDLISVPLEKALGDIVSRRRSK
- the LOC108008160 gene encoding uncharacterized protein isoform X2 translates to MDIQILLCLAYLKLAFVGSTLLFQTNSEFGIFMAISVPIGLPHRNVFLSYNYEFNYYQPEHVYKYPPILMGQDFEDSYLTYPTTGREAKGGYCHNCTDWRIEGNSTTPSNSSSKAASREKRALTLMSRSVFYAMLRDKLRRSGFPAEACLLRLICDTNASQLGEVNGFLGSLVHIIFSPSSSKEEHLPHEYYQAEWDGRNHQECSAYSKTCDHDILDLISVPLEKALGDIVSRRRSK
- the LOC108009015 gene encoding uncharacterized protein produces the protein MDGFRTLPILLIFGSFQTSQTKFVWSTGAASSLFVAIALPLDLEKQEVFLSYNFEASYDLPRTWKKKPPYLRNGNGTHDDSLLSNHHGHHQFDDFVYDDYYDDAQNSTHKHKHKHHHNKKKKKTKPKPGAANKPPKNKPNHKHKKKQKPKSKPKEEDDDYKDFFQGFPLDGMGDPVGRSLSKRSLLSRSKFYEIMNHRFGLYGLGSGDLCSLRLICEANSYQLGDLNGVLGSLVHIMFSPSSSQYEALPKRYYIAELDGRNGNCGVYHSQCQHSVLDMITQPPKNKSKMH
- the Obp50b gene encoding uncharacterized protein Obp50b, yielding MPSFVLQFVGFLWLSLIVFTISTDVTGLEKCTELLNTQKLVYCCGRSFLDKFLFVGSNCTPYWDDYGPCRYECLYKHWDLLDQNNKIRKPELYLMITSLYSPLNGYHRYGTALKAAHETCEALGSRHADFLLLYSNRVANRMGMASSPCMPYAMLHAQCTMVYLTANCPAENWMDDSGCQSLPKLLASCTKKLDEKKTNVVADKQQIEENGCKHCGSEGSQLLLASFLTLIFSKFLSDY
- the Tfb1 gene encoding general transcription factor IIH subunit 1, whose translation is MTTSSEDVLLQMGEVRYKKGDGTLYVMNERVAWMAEHRDTVTVSHRYADIKTQKISPEGKPKVQLQVVLHDGNTSTFHFVNRQGQPAMLADRDKVKELLQQLLPNFKRKVDKDLEDKNRILVENPNLLQLYKDLVITKVLTSDEFWATHAKDHALKKMGKTQEIGVSGAFLADIKPQTDGCNGLKYNLTSDVIHCIFKTYPAVKRKHFENVPAKMPESEFWTKFFQSHYFHRDRLTAGTKDIFTECGKIDDQALKAAVQQGAGDPLLDLKKFEDVPLEEGFGSVAGDRNVVNSGNIVHQNMIKRFNQHSIMVLKTCTNVTSAPSTMTNGTNNANGPVSQSAYTNGLNGKATASATKTSADQVDKDEPQSKKQRLMEKIHYEDLGDPHMEGDDDVAHGDKGNKAQQFELSKVERYLNGPVQNSMYDNHNDSMSLEEVQYKLVRNSESWLNRNVQRTFICSKAAVNALGELSPGGSMMRGFQEQSAGQLVPSDFQRELRHLYLSLSELLKHFWSCFPPTSEELEAKLQRMHETLQRFKMAKLVPFENRAMHELSPLRSSLTQHMNQLLRTANGKFATWKERKLRNAR
- the LOC108008979 gene encoding uncharacterized protein, with the translated sequence MDFPSYFLGLTFILTVYLDLTNSFVAFTAASTHGIFAAIAVPLELPHRNVFVSYNFEANYNLPANWEKWTIFQNGPIESEEVVEDTDTDTEAESSRKLASGCKNCTVEETEAGGEEQEEVEEATEVLSKERKVRSLLTRSNIYHIFIDKLKRSGFQGESCLLRLICETSAAQLDEFNGVLGSLVHVLFSPSTSESEDLPLRYYQAEHDGWNDHCHYYEPGCGESILDLISEPFEEILKHIERNKI